The DNA sequence GATCGCGAGGGCGAGCAGCAGCCAGCCGGCCATGGCCGAGAAGACCGCGGTGAAGCTCGGGCTGCGACCGCGCCAGCGCCAGTACCGCTGGAGGCCCGCACGCAGGACCCGGGAGAGGAGGTACCCGGCCAGCACCGTCAGCGCGCCGACGCCGAGCTGCCCGGGCTCGATGTCGGGCAGGTTCCAGCCGGCGGCGGTCGGGGCTCTCACCTGCCCCATCATGCAGCGCACCGGAGCCCGGCGCCGCTGGGGGCGGGCCGCCGGCCGACCGGGCACCTCCGCGGGGCACCCGCCGCAAGTCGACCGCAAGTGCCGCGCAAGCGCTGCTCGCGATGGTGGTGACGTCAACCGGACACCACCGACGAAGGAACCACCGTGACCATCGACCTGCTCTCCCCCACCACGCTTCGCACCGCCGGCACCGGCGCCCTGCACCTGCCCGGCGACCCCGGGTACGACGCGGCCCGGCTCGCGTGGAGCTGCGGCGTGGACCAGCGCCCGGCCGCCGTCGCCACCCCCACCAGCGCTGCCGAGGTCGCCGCCGTCGTGCGGGCGGCCCGCGCCGCCGGACTGCAGGTCGCCCCGCAGAGCACCGGCCACAACCCGGGCCCGCTCGCCGCCCAGGGCCTCGACGACGTCGTCCTCGTCCGCACCGGCGCGATGAACGACGTGCAGGTCGACCCCGACCGGCTCACCGCCCGCGTGGGCGGCGGCACCGTGTGGCTCCCGGCCGTGGAGGCCGCGGCCGCCCACGGCCTGGCCACGCTGCACGGCTCCTCCCCCGACGTCGGGATCGCCGGGTACTCCCTCGGCGGCGGCCTCGGCTGGTACGCCCGCAAGCTCGGGCTCGCCGCGAACAGCCTCACCGCGGTCGAGCTCGTCACCGCCGACGGCGCGCTCGTGCGCACCGACGCCCAGCACGACCCCGACCTGTTCTGGGCGCTGCGCGGGGGCGGCGGCGGGTTCGGCGTCGTCACGGCGCTCGAGTTCGGGCTGTACCCGATCGCCACCGCCTACGCGGGCTTCCTGCTGTGGGACGCCGCCGACGCCGAGCAGGTCCTGCGCACCTGGTCCGCCTGGGCTCCGGGAGCCCCCGACGAGGTCACCACCGCCTTCCGGATGATGAAGCTCCCGCCGCTGCCGGAGCTGCCGGACTTCCTGCGCGGCCGGCACATCGCCATCATCGACGGCGCGGTGCTCGGCACCGACGAGCGGGCCCGCGCGATCCTCGGCGAGCTGCGGGCGCTGCGCCCGGAGGTCGACACGTTCGCCCGGGTGCCGGCAGCCTCGCTCGCCCGGCTGCACATGGACCCGGAGGAGCCCACGCCGCTCGTCTCGGGCACCGCGATGCTCGGTTCCTTCCCCGACGCCGCGGTGGACGCCTTCCTCGCCGAGGTCGGTCCGGGCTCCACCTCGAGCCTCATGATGGCCGAGCTGCGCCAGCTCGGCGGGGCCGTCGGCCGGCGGCACGAGGGCGGTGGCGCGCTCGACCGGTTCGTCGGGGACTTCCTCGCCTTCGGCGGCGGGCTCGCCGCGACGCCGGAGATGGCCGCCGCGGGGCAGGCGGACGCGGACGCGTTGATGTCTGCCCTGGCCGGATGGGCGAACGGGCGCAACTACCTCAACTTCGCCGAGGACGCCATCGACCCGCGCACCGGGTACGACGTCGAGGCGTGGCATCGCCTCACCGCGATCCGCTCCGTGGTGGACCCGGACGAGCTCTTCGTGCCCAACCACCCGATCGGCCGGGCCGTGGAGGACGACGTCCTCGTGTGAGGCGAGCTGCACCGAGCTGCACCGCGCACCGCGCACCGCGCACCGCGCACCGCGCAGAAGACTCCGTCAGGCACCGCCTGGGTGAATTCTCGTGGTGGTTGCAACACTGCTGGTCAGGTGGCCTCGGTGAGGAACTTGTCCATGGCTTCGGCCGGTGTTCGCCACTGTAGGCGTTTGCGTGGTCGGGCGTTGAGCTTGGCGGCGATGTAGTCGAGGTAGTCGGGCGGGAAGACCGAGAGGTCGCCGCCCTTGGGGAAGTACTGGCGCAGCAGGCCGTTGGTGTTCTCGTTCGTCCCGCGCTGCCACGGCGAGTGGGGGTCGCAGAAGTAGATCTGCAGCCCCGTCTCGGCGGTGACGAGCTCGTGCTTGGACATCTCGATGCCCTGGTCCCAGGTCAGGGAGGCCCGCAGCGCCTTGGGCAGGGTCTGGATCTTGGCCGCCAGGGCGCTGGCAACGGTCGGTGCCGCGTGGTTCACGGGTAGGTGCAGCAGCATGGTGAACCCGGTCGTGCGCTCGACGAGCGTGCCGATCGCGGAGCCGTTGTCGTGGCCGACGATCAGGTCGCCCTCCCAGTGCCCGGGCACGGCCCGGTCCGCCGCCTCGGGCGGTCGGGCGCTGATGTGGATGTCCTCGGTGATGAAGGACCGGTTGGTGCGCCCGTCGAGGCGCTTGCGTGGTTGACGCAGGTACCGGCCGGTGCGCAGGTGTTTGGTCAGCTCACGGGTCAGCGCGCCGTGGGTCTGGAGATAGAGCGAGCGGTAGACCGCCTCGTGGCCGATGCGCATGGACTCATCCTCAGGGAAGTCCACGCGCAGGCGGTGACTGATCTGCTCCGGGGAGAAGTCCTCGGCCAGCTTGGCCTGGACGTAGGCGCGCAGCGCCTCGTTCGTCTCGACCTTCGACGGCTTGGGCCGCCGGGCCCGCTCCGCGGCCTTGGCGTGGGCGCGAGAGGCGCGGTAGCCGGTCTGCCGGGCGCCGACGTTACGAGCCAGCTCGCGGGTGATCGTCGAGGGGGAACGGCCCAGGAGCAGACCGATCCCTCGGGCCGAGACACCGCCGGCGTGCTCGAGGGAGATGACCTCCCGCTCCTCGAAGGAGAGGTAGCGGCCCGTGGGGTCTGCCAGCGACATCGGTGCCATTCCGCCAGCATCACGGAACCACCGGTGCGCCAACGTCAGGCTCGCCCCGACCGCCTCCCCGGCCGCCGCCGTCGAGACACCCCCGGCCACCAAACGCCAGAACTCCCGCTGCACCTCACGACGGACCGGAGGACGACAACCCATACGACACCTCGATTCTCAAGGTGTTGCATCCACCACGAGAACCCACCCTGACGGAGTCTTCTGCGTGTGGGCGAGCGGCGGCGACGGACGGGCGGAGGATGAGGCCGGCGCGCCCCTGGCCAGGACCTTCGGGCCTGTCCGGAACCCGGGGCCGGCGGAAGAGTGGACCGGACGACGACCGGACGGACAACCATGAGCGCCGCAAGCACCGCCCCGACCGAGGTGCCGGCGGGCTACCGCCTGCACACCACGCTGGACCTCAAGGAGGACCGGCGCGCCGCGGCCGTCATCCGGGTCGGCTTCGCGGCCGCCGTCGCCGGTCTCGTCGCGGCTGCCTTCCTGCTCGACCTCCCGCTCGACGGCTCCTGGCACCCGGCCGTCGTCGCCGCGATCACCGTGGTGGCCTGCGTCGTCTACATGGTGGTGCACGAGGCCACGCACGGCGCGGTGCTCTGGTGGCTGACGAAGGTCCGCCCCACGTTCGCCGTCCGCCTGCCCTACCTCGTCACGGGGAGCCCGGCGCTGATCTCGCGGCGCCAGGCGATCGCCGTCGCACTGGCCCCGGTGGTGCTCTGGGGCCTGGTGCTGCTGACGTTGCTGCGGGACCTCCCGTCGGGGCTGTTCCTCACCGTCTACGTGGTCCTGGTCCTCAACGTCGCCGGCTCGGCCGGCGACGCGCTGCAGGCCCATGCCTTTGCGCGCGTGCCCGCCGACGCGCTCGTCCGCGACGACGGCCGCGTGACCACGGTCTACCTGCCGGACCGCTGACCTGCGGGAGCGCCGCAAGCCGCGCAGTCGGCCCACCCACACCCGGGGAAGACGGCGGAACCGCCCCGCAAACTCCCCCAAAATGGGGCATTGACCGTCACTCGGCCCCGCGAGCAGAATCGCGCTCACCGCGGGGGCGTTGAGCGTGCCACTTCCATCCATGACCCGTCCGCGGCACGCGAGCCCATCGAGCCGCGGACGGAGGTAGAACATGCTCAGGTCTCGTCCGGCTCTGCTCGGCGTCGCGGCCACCTGCCTCGTCGCCCCCCTGTTCGTCGCCACGTCGAGCTCCGCCCACAAGGGCGATGACGGGCTCGACTACGAGGTCGACGACCTCACCACCGTCGCCACCGGCCTTGCCAGCCCGCGCGGCCTCGACGTCGCCAGGAACGGCGACGTCTACGTCGCCCTCGCGGGCCGCGGCGCAGCCGACCCCGGGGCACCCGACGCGGCCTGCATCGAGCACCCCGAGTTCGGCACCATCTGCCTCGGTGACACCGGCGGCATCGGCAGGCTCGACGTCGCCGGGCACCGCGTCAAGGGCTTCGAGATGGTCGCCGAGCACCTCCCCTCGCTCGCCGGTCCCACCGGCTTCGAGGCGATCGGCCCCAGCGACGTCTCCTTCGACGAGCGGGGCCGCCTCTTCGCCACCATCGGCCTGGGCGCCGACCCGGCCATCCTCGAGGACGGCGGACCTCTCTTCGGGCTCCCCGGCTCGGAGCTGCTCGCCTCCGTGGTCACGGTCGACCGGCGCGGCGACGTCGAGCAGGTGGCGGACATCGGCGAGTTCGAGGCGACCGACCCCGACGGCCGCGGGCCGGACACCAACCCGCACTCGCTCGTCGCGAGCAGGCACGGCCACGTCGTCGCCGACGCCGGCGGCAACACGCTGCTGAGCGTGAAGGACGGCATGGTCGACGACCTCGTGATCTTCCCGGACGAGGACGAGGTTCAGAACCCGTTCGCCCCGCCCGGGGTCATGGTCGCCCCGCAGCCCGTACCGAACGCCGTCGTCAAGGGCCCGGACGGCGCCCTCTACGTCGGCCAGCTCACCGGCTTCCCCTTCGTGCCGGGGACGGCGACGGTCTGGCGGATCGTGCCGGGCCAGGCCCCGGAGGTCTACGCCGACGGCTTCACGAACATCATCGACCTGGCCTTCACCGACGACGGCGACCTGCTGGTCCTGCAGATCAGCCGGGCCGGCCTGCTCACCTCCTTCGGCACCGGTGACTTCACCGGCGCGCTGCACGTCGTCGACAAGGACGACACCTCGGTGCGTCAGGAGCTCCTCGTCGACGGCAACGGCGACCCGCTGACGAAGGACGGCATGTCCGTCCTCTTCGCGCCGGGCGGCATCACGGTCGATGACGACACCGTGTACGTCTCCACCCAGACGGTCTCCGGGACCGACGGCTCGATCCTGCGGTTCGAGCTCGACGACTGACCGCGCTCCACCGACCACCGCGCCAGGGTCCCCGACCTGCCGGCGACCTCAGCTCCGCCCCGCCGCGATCGCCGCGGCGGGGTGGAGCCGTGTCCGGGCGGCCACGCGCCGCCGGCGGGACGAAACCTTTACGCGTCGGGTGTGGGGTCGGTAGTGTCCGATTCGTGGCGGGGGCCACACCGGTCGACGCCGGTGAGTCTCCACCACACACCGCCCTTCCGGCGCTCCCGGATCATCAGGGAAGCGCCGGGACATCTTCGTCGTGCGCACCGGGGGGGAGCCACGCCGAGCACCCCGACGTGCCGGCCCGGATCCCTCGGAAGCGCGAGCCTCTGCGCGCCCGGGACCTGCCGTCGGTGACCGCCGTACCGCACCACCGGTCCCGCCTGGAGTCCCCCGTGCCGAGCCCCCGCACACCCCGCCGCGCCCGTACCCCCCACCGCCCCCTCTCCCTCCTCGGACTGAGCACCCTGCTGGTGCTGTCCCTGGTCGCGACCGCCCCACCGGCGACCTCCGAGGTGCTCTCCGGGGCCGAGCCCGCCACGCTCGGCCAGGAGCCGCAGATCACCCCCGCCGAGCTGGGCGAGGACACCCTCGAGGGCCTGCAGCTGGCGGACCCGACCGAGAACCTCGACCTGGTGGCGCCGCCCGAGGCGGACAACCAGGGCGGCGCGGCGCTCAGCCACCCGCTGGGCGTCCCGGCCGGCCGCGCGGGCGTGGAGCCCACCCTCGAGCTCGCCTACGACTCCGGCGGCGGCAACGGCTGGCTCGGCACCGGCTGGGACCTCGGCCTCGGCGCCGTCGAGGTGGACACCCGCTGGGGCACCCCCCTGTTCTGCCCCGCCGCGGGCGCCATGTGCGGCCCGGAGGGCGAGCGCGACGTCGAGAGCGAGACCTACCTCCTCGACGGCGACCAGCTCAGCCCCACGGCCGTGCAGTACCCCTTCGCCGACCGCGAGGGCGAGAAGGACGACTGGACCCGGCGCGTCGAGACGCAGTGGGAGCGCATCGTCCGCCACGGGGACAGCCCGAGCACCTACTGGTGGGAGGTCACCGACAAGACCGGGACGACGCGCTACTACGGCGGCACGCCGGAGGGCGCGCGCGACCCGCAGGCGATCCTCACCGACGACGCCGGCAACGCCGTGCGGTGGGGCCTGTCCGGGGTGCGCGACATCTCCAGCAACATCATGCGGATCACCTACGACAAGCCCGCCGGCACCGGAGTCGGCGCCGAGGACGCCACCCTCGGCACCGGCTTCTACCCCCGCTCGATCCGGTACACCGGCTCCCTCGCCGCCGGCGTCCCCGACGACCCCGCGTACGAGATCGCCTTCCTGCGCGACGGCGACGTCGGCGTGACCGAGCGCCGGCCGGACGTCGTCGTCGACGCCTCCACCGGCGCCCTCGAGGTCACCTCCGACCTGCTCCGGCGGGTCGAGGTCCGCCACGGCGCGCCCGCTGCCGACGGCACCGCCCGCCCCGCCCACGACACGGTCGTCAAGGCCTGGAACCTCACCTACGCCGAGGAGGCGTTCGGGAAGTCCCTCCTGCGCACCGTCGAGCAGGTCGGGTCCGACGGCGTCGTCGCCGGGTCCCACACGTTCGACTACTACGACGAGGTCGGGTACGACACCGGTTACGACGGCTTCGCCGACGCCGACCCGTGGATCACCGGCGGCACCACCGACGCGGGAGCAGCCACCAACGACCTCAACCAGACCCTCCTCGGTCAGGTGGACCTCTCCGCTCTCGGCGCCTCGGAGACCAACAGCGGCGACGGCCACGCCTACATCGGCTTCAACGCGACCGCACCGTCGAAGACCGGCTCCTTCGGCGGGTCGATCTCCGTCAGCGGCGGCGGTACCGGCGGCCTGGTCGAGATGATCGACCTCAACGGCGACCTCCTGCCCGACAAGGTCTTCCGGAGCAACATCACCGGCGCCGGCGTGCAGTACCGCCTCAACACCTCCGGCCCCGACGGCGGCACGACCTTCGGCCCCGCGAAGTCGGTCGTCGGCATCGGCACCCTCTCGACCGAGGCCTCCATCGGCATCTCCGGCGGCCCGGAGGCCTACTTCGGCGTCTCCGTGCAGTTCAACATCGCCGCCGACGTCGCCATCGGCGAGCAGTACTTCACCGACGTCAACAACGACGGCCGGCCCGACTACGTCAGCGCCGGCAAGGTGTGGTTCAACACGCCCGACGGCAGCGGCGGGGTGGAGTTCCGCGGCGACAGCTCCGGGACCGCCGTCCCCATCGACCCCGGCACCGCCAGCCTCGCCGGCATCGAGGCGCTGCAGGAGTTCGAGGACTTCCAGCGGGCGAACTCCCCGCTCCAGGACGTCGTGCGCCGCTGGGTCGCCCCCTTCACCGGCACCGTGCAGATCACCGGCGGCGCCACCCTCGACCCGCCCTCGGGGGCGGACTACACCGGCGACGGCGTCCGCGCCGCCGTGCAGTACCGCGGCACCGAGCTGTGGGCCGCGAACCTGGCCACCCCCGGCGCGAGCGCCACGCCCACGGGCGTAGACACGGTCGCCGTCGAGCGAGGCCGGGCCCTGTACTTCCGGGTCGGCTCGGTCGACGACGGCGCCGAGGACCTCCTGCGCTGGGAGCCCGTGGTCACCTACACCTCGCTGGGCACCCCGAGCGTCGACGCCAACGGGCTGAGCCAGACCCGCTTCGCCGCCGCCGAGGACTTCACCCTCGCCGGGCGCCCCGACACCCCGGTGCTCATGCCGCTGGCCGGCACCGTCCGCGTGGAGGGCACCCTCACCAAGTCCGCCGTCACCAGCGACGACCTCACCGTGCTCGTCCTCCACAACGGCGCCGTGGTCCACTCCGTGCCGGTCGCCGCGGGGGCCACCGGCGACGTCCCGGTCGCCGCCGACATCGACGTCGCCGCCCCCGTCCCCGGTGTCGAGGGCGACCCGGCCCAGCCCGGGAGCGCCGACTCGATCGT is a window from the Georgenia muralis genome containing:
- a CDS encoding FAD-binding oxidoreductase, giving the protein MTIDLLSPTTLRTAGTGALHLPGDPGYDAARLAWSCGVDQRPAAVATPTSAAEVAAVVRAARAAGLQVAPQSTGHNPGPLAAQGLDDVVLVRTGAMNDVQVDPDRLTARVGGGTVWLPAVEAAAAHGLATLHGSSPDVGIAGYSLGGGLGWYARKLGLAANSLTAVELVTADGALVRTDAQHDPDLFWALRGGGGGFGVVTALEFGLYPIATAYAGFLLWDAADAEQVLRTWSAWAPGAPDEVTTAFRMMKLPPLPELPDFLRGRHIAIIDGAVLGTDERARAILGELRALRPEVDTFARVPAASLARLHMDPEEPTPLVSGTAMLGSFPDAAVDAFLAEVGPGSTSSLMMAELRQLGGAVGRRHEGGGALDRFVGDFLAFGGGLAATPEMAAAGQADADALMSALAGWANGRNYLNFAEDAIDPRTGYDVEAWHRLTAIRSVVDPDELFVPNHPIGRAVEDDVLV
- a CDS encoding IS30 family transposase, which translates into the protein MGCRPPVRREVQREFWRLVAGGVSTAAAGEAVGASLTLAHRWFRDAGGMAPMSLADPTGRYLSFEEREVISLEHAGGVSARGIGLLLGRSPSTITRELARNVGARQTGYRASRAHAKAAERARRPKPSKVETNEALRAYVQAKLAEDFSPEQISHRLRVDFPEDESMRIGHEAVYRSLYLQTHGALTRELTKHLRTGRYLRQPRKRLDGRTNRSFITEDIHISARPPEAADRAVPGHWEGDLIVGHDNGSAIGTLVERTTGFTMLLHLPVNHAAPTVASALAAKIQTLPKALRASLTWDQGIEMSKHELVTAETGLQIYFCDPHSPWQRGTNENTNGLLRQYFPKGGDLSVFPPDYLDYIAAKLNARPRKRLQWRTPAEAMDKFLTEAT
- a CDS encoding DUF3267 domain-containing protein yields the protein MSAASTAPTEVPAGYRLHTTLDLKEDRRAAAVIRVGFAAAVAGLVAAAFLLDLPLDGSWHPAVVAAITVVACVVYMVVHEATHGAVLWWLTKVRPTFAVRLPYLVTGSPALISRRQAIAVALAPVVLWGLVLLTLLRDLPSGLFLTVYVVLVLNVAGSAGDALQAHAFARVPADALVRDDGRVTTVYLPDR
- a CDS encoding ScyD/ScyE family protein, with translation MLRSRPALLGVAATCLVAPLFVATSSSAHKGDDGLDYEVDDLTTVATGLASPRGLDVARNGDVYVALAGRGAADPGAPDAACIEHPEFGTICLGDTGGIGRLDVAGHRVKGFEMVAEHLPSLAGPTGFEAIGPSDVSFDERGRLFATIGLGADPAILEDGGPLFGLPGSELLASVVTVDRRGDVEQVADIGEFEATDPDGRGPDTNPHSLVASRHGHVVADAGGNTLLSVKDGMVDDLVIFPDEDEVQNPFAPPGVMVAPQPVPNAVVKGPDGALYVGQLTGFPFVPGTATVWRIVPGQAPEVYADGFTNIIDLAFTDDGDLLVLQISRAGLLTSFGTGDFTGALHVVDKDDTSVRQELLVDGNGDPLTKDGMSVLFAPGGITVDDDTVYVSTQTVSGTDGSILRFELDD